A genomic segment from Flavobacterium inviolabile encodes:
- a CDS encoding VOC family protein, whose translation MKNFGFIIYVSDQNKSMEFYRNLLDKEPVLHVPGMTEFAFSETCKLGIMPESGIAKIIEEKTQHPANGNGIPRCELYLEVAAIEPYYKRAKALDAVLVSDTMDRDWGHRVCYFADPDGHIVAFAEEI comes from the coding sequence ATGAAAAATTTCGGATTTATTATATACGTTTCCGATCAGAATAAGAGTATGGAATTTTACCGGAATCTTTTGGACAAGGAACCGGTACTGCATGTTCCCGGAATGACCGAATTTGCATTTTCCGAAACGTGTAAACTGGGCATTATGCCGGAAAGCGGAATTGCAAAAATCATTGAAGAAAAAACACAACATCCGGCAAACGGAAACGGGATTCCCCGTTGTGAACTTTATCTTGAGGTTGCTGCAATCGAACCCTATTACAAAAGAGCAAAAGCATTAGATGCGGTATTGGTAAGTGATACTATGGATCGGGATTGGGGACACCGGGTTTGTTACTTTGCAGATCCTGACGGGCATATCGTTGCTTTCGCCGAAGAAATATAA
- a CDS encoding VOC family protein, whose amino-acid sequence MAQLLYPCLWFDGQAKAAATYYCSVFPNSEITSENPMVVRFELNGFPFMGLNGGPQYQFSPANSYVLECDTQEEIDYYWEKLGAGGVYNQCGWLNDQFGVSWQIVPAVLAQLMADPEKAPRVIAAFMQMTKFDIEKLQTA is encoded by the coding sequence ATGGCACAATTACTTTATCCTTGTTTATGGTTTGATGGTCAGGCCAAAGCAGCAGCAACTTATTATTGTTCCGTTTTTCCCAATTCTGAAATAACCAGTGAAAACCCGATGGTTGTCCGGTTTGAGCTGAACGGCTTTCCGTTTATGGGACTCAACGGAGGTCCGCAATATCAGTTCTCTCCTGCCAATTCCTATGTCCTGGAATGTGATACCCAGGAAGAAATTGATTACTACTGGGAAAAACTGGGAGCCGGCGGCGTTTACAATCAATGTGGATGGCTGAACGATCAGTTTGGTGTTTCCTGGCAAATCGTGCCGGCTGTTTTAGCGCAACTGATGGCTGATCCGGAAAAAGCTCCGAGAGTTATTGCCGCATTTATGCAGATGACAAAATTTGATATTGAGAAATTACAAACCGCTTAA
- a CDS encoding cold-shock protein, producing the protein MKTGVVKFYNETKGFGFIKDETGQEIFVHVSGLKDKIKENDAVIFEEAEGKKGKNAINVRLA; encoded by the coding sequence ATGAAAACAGGAGTGGTAAAATTTTACAATGAAACAAAAGGATTTGGATTCATAAAGGATGAAACAGGACAGGAAATTTTTGTTCATGTTTCCGGTTTAAAAGACAAGATCAAGGAAAATGACGCAGTAATATTTGAAGAGGCTGAAGGAAAGAAAGGAAAAAATGCCATTAATGTCCGTCTGGCTTAA
- a CDS encoding zinc ribbon domain-containing protein YjdM produces MSEEMKDCPQCGSAYGYYLNDELYACPECSHEWNPIALAEEGKLVVKDSNGNILQDGDSVIVIKNLPVKGASGPVKAGTKVKNIRLVDGDHNIDCKIDGFGAMGLKSEFVRKA; encoded by the coding sequence ATGTCTGAAGAAATGAAAGATTGCCCGCAATGTGGATCAGCTTATGGCTATTACCTGAATGATGAGCTATATGCCTGTCCAGAGTGTAGCCATGAGTGGAACCCAATAGCATTAGCAGAAGAAGGTAAGTTGGTTGTAAAAGATTCCAACGGGAACATTTTACAGGATGGCGATTCGGTGATCGTAATAAAAAACCTGCCGGTTAAAGGAGCTTCCGGGCCGGTCAAAGCGGGAACCAAGGTAAAGAACATTAGACTTGTGGACGGCGATCATAATATTGACTGCAAGATCGATGGTTTTGGAGCCATGGGATTAAAGTCTGAATTTGTTAGAAAAGCGTAG
- a CDS encoding sugar O-acetyltransferase, which translates to MKDKVEYIRGDQSLSGDFKRAGKLIQSFNAADYDNDTLKKSILTELLGSVGEGITIEHNFHCDLGYNIHVGKNFYAGFNCTILDMAEVRIGDNCLIAPNVGIYTAGHNIHPIDRHKSGNARPIIIGNNVWIGGHVAIVGGVEIGDNSIIAAGSVVLKNVPSNTIVGGNPAKIIRSITDSDL; encoded by the coding sequence ATGAAAGATAAAGTTGAATATATAAGAGGTGATCAATCACTATCAGGTGATTTTAAAAGAGCCGGCAAATTAATCCAGAGTTTTAACGCGGCCGATTACGATAATGATACATTAAAGAAATCGATACTTACGGAATTATTAGGCTCCGTTGGAGAAGGAATTACTATTGAGCATAATTTTCATTGCGATCTGGGATATAATATCCATGTAGGTAAAAACTTTTATGCCGGATTTAACTGTACGATTCTGGATATGGCCGAAGTACGGATCGGCGACAATTGTCTTATCGCTCCTAACGTGGGAATATACACAGCCGGTCATAATATTCATCCTATAGACAGACACAAGTCGGGAAATGCCCGTCCGATTATAATAGGAAATAATGTATGGATTGGCGGACACGTGGCAATAGTTGGTGGTGTTGAAATCGGAGATAACTCCATCATAGCTGCCGGATCTGTAGTTCTGAAAAATGTACCTTCAAATACCATAGTGGGTGGAAATCCGGCGAAGATAATTAGAAGCATAACAGATTCTGACTTATAG
- a CDS encoding bifunctional helix-turn-helix transcriptional regulator/GNAT family N-acetyltransferase codes for MELFNRTGKMALGSRLRLLTAKVTEDAAKIYEMYDVDFSPKWFPVLFILSEDGERTITEIAEQIGHSQPSVTKIIKEMAKAGLVMDNLKSEDKRRNLAGLTEKGKEVAYKIINVQSADIDAAIDGVIAEATHNLWEALAEWEFLLEQKSIFKRVQEQKKLRESQKVQVVEYAPQYQSAFRALNEEWISSYFEMEEADYKALDNPEEYILNKGGKIVVALYDGEPLGVCALIKMEDPDYDFEMAKMAVSPKAQGKNIGWLLGQAIIREAEKLGASKIFLESNTILKPAINLYYKMGFQKISGRPTPYKRANIQMELLLNDKQ; via the coding sequence ATGGAATTATTTAACAGAACAGGAAAAATGGCGTTGGGCAGCAGACTGCGTTTGCTAACGGCAAAAGTGACCGAAGATGCCGCAAAAATTTACGAGATGTATGATGTGGACTTTTCGCCAAAGTGGTTTCCCGTATTATTTATTTTGTCGGAAGACGGGGAAAGAACCATTACCGAAATAGCGGAACAAATCGGGCATTCGCAGCCGTCTGTTACAAAGATCATTAAGGAGATGGCAAAAGCCGGCTTGGTGATGGACAATCTGAAATCGGAAGACAAACGCAGGAATTTAGCAGGATTAACCGAAAAAGGCAAAGAAGTAGCCTACAAAATAATAAACGTACAATCGGCCGATATTGATGCTGCGATTGACGGTGTTATTGCGGAAGCCACACACAACCTTTGGGAAGCGCTTGCAGAATGGGAATTTTTACTGGAACAAAAATCGATCTTTAAAAGAGTACAGGAGCAAAAAAAATTACGCGAAAGCCAAAAGGTACAGGTCGTGGAATATGCGCCCCAATACCAATCGGCTTTTAGAGCGCTTAACGAAGAATGGATTTCCTCCTATTTTGAAATGGAAGAAGCCGATTATAAGGCACTGGACAATCCGGAGGAATATATACTAAACAAAGGCGGGAAAATTGTTGTCGCGCTTTACGACGGTGAACCATTAGGCGTTTGTGCTTTAATCAAAATGGAGGATCCGGACTATGATTTTGAAATGGCAAAAATGGCAGTATCGCCCAAAGCTCAGGGGAAAAATATTGGATGGCTATTGGGGCAGGCCATTATTAGGGAAGCTGAAAAATTGGGGGCATCAAAAATATTCCTGGAAAGCAATACCATTCTAAAACCGGCGATCAACCTGTATTATAAAATGGGCTTTCAGAAAATATCGGGACGTCCAACACCCTATAAAAGAGCTAATATCCAGATGGAATTATTGCTAAATGACAAACAGTAA
- a CDS encoding DUF4287 domain-containing protein, translating into MSFQAYLDNIRAKTGKTTADFQAIAEEKRFTENGQIKKEIKATQITDWLKDEYGLGHGHAMAVYAFLKGKRE; encoded by the coding sequence ATGTCCTTTCAAGCGTATTTAGACAATATCCGGGCGAAAACCGGTAAAACTACTGCCGATTTTCAGGCAATAGCCGAAGAAAAAAGATTTACCGAAAACGGGCAGATCAAAAAAGAGATAAAGGCAACACAAATTACAGACTGGCTTAAAGACGAATATGGCTTAGGCCATGGCCATGCTATGGCTGTCTATGCTTTTCTTAAAGGGAAAAGGGAATAA
- a CDS encoding DoxX family protein, whose amino-acid sequence MNLSKTNRILFWSATILIFLFEGVMPALTSQTALAKEGIRHLGYPEYFGNALVAFKILGVIILIVPKAPKRLKEWAYAGFTFDFLFASISHFAVDGLHFETFFPLIVLAVLMVSYIFYHKSSTVTNLKNN is encoded by the coding sequence ATGAATCTATCAAAAACGAACCGAATCCTTTTCTGGTCGGCAACAATTTTAATCTTCCTGTTCGAAGGCGTAATGCCGGCACTAACGTCACAAACAGCACTGGCAAAAGAAGGTATCCGGCATTTGGGTTATCCGGAATATTTTGGCAATGCCTTAGTGGCTTTTAAGATCCTGGGCGTTATCATACTTATCGTTCCAAAAGCACCGAAACGCCTGAAAGAATGGGCCTACGCCGGTTTTACATTTGATTTTCTATTTGCCTCCATCAGTCATTTTGCCGTAGACGGATTGCATTTTGAGACCTTTTTCCCATTAATCGTTTTAGCCGTTTTAATGGTATCCTATATTTTCTATCATAAGAGCAGCACTGTTACAAACCTTAAAAATAATTAA
- a CDS encoding winged helix-turn-helix transcriptional regulator has product MTAIKESSTIQENKRFALAECPVTYVMERIGGYWKPIILYHLTSGDKRYSELKRAIPAITEKMLIQHLKQLEADKLIIREARPVVPPFVTYRLTNSGHALQPIISAMAAWAFEDMKGAFEGE; this is encoded by the coding sequence ATGACAGCAATTAAAGAATCATCGACCATACAGGAAAACAAGCGTTTTGCCCTGGCGGAATGTCCGGTAACTTATGTAATGGAAAGAATAGGCGGTTACTGGAAACCGATTATCCTCTATCACCTTACTTCCGGCGATAAAAGATATAGTGAACTGAAGCGCGCCATTCCGGCGATCACTGAAAAAATGCTGATTCAGCATTTAAAACAGCTTGAAGCCGATAAACTGATCATCCGGGAAGCAAGGCCGGTGGTTCCGCCTTTTGTAACGTATCGGTTAACCAATTCCGGACATGCTTTACAGCCGATTATCAGCGCAATGGCCGCCTGGGCATTTGAAGATATGAAAGGGGCTTTTGAAGGGGAGTAG
- a CDS encoding VOC family protein: protein MAQLHPYLTFNGNCNEAMSFYRECLGGKLMLQRINDAPLSEKMPEKMRQCILQAVLITKTFVLMGTDIVTENGLNKGNSVSLALHCSSEEEIRHYAEKLAAGGHIHQPLAQNDREVLISDITDPFGNHWLLYFDKKQIL, encoded by the coding sequence ATGGCACAGCTTCATCCCTATCTTACTTTTAACGGCAATTGCAATGAAGCCATGTCCTTTTACCGGGAATGCCTGGGTGGAAAATTAATGCTCCAGCGCATTAACGATGCTCCTTTATCGGAAAAAATGCCCGAAAAAATGCGCCAGTGCATTTTACAGGCGGTTTTAATTACCAAAACCTTTGTTTTAATGGGTACTGATATCGTGACTGAAAACGGGCTGAATAAAGGCAATTCGGTTTCTTTAGCCCTGCATTGCAGCAGTGAGGAAGAGATCCGGCATTATGCTGAAAAACTCGCCGCCGGAGGGCATATCCACCAGCCTTTAGCACAAAACGACCGGGAGGTACTGATCAGCGATATTACCGATCCGTTCGGCAATCACTGGCTTCTCTATTTTGACAAAAAACAAATTCTTTAA
- a CDS encoding Na+/H+ antiporter, translated as MIAHLPFYLSLLVAIVLLIMLANKVKIAYPVLLVVAGLAISFIPGIPALHINPELIFFIFLPPLLYEAAWTVSWKEMWRWRRIIVSFAFVVVFLTAISVALVANYFIPGFSLALGFLLGGIVSPPDAVSAGAILKFVKVPRRVSSILEGESLLNDASSLIIFRFAMVAVATGQFVWHEAALSFGWMVIGGLGVGLLTGWIFMKAHKYLPTDANMDIVLTMVAPYIMYLAAEEVHSSGVLAVVSGGLLLSNNRHLFLSGTSRLRGVNVWESFCFILNGLVFILIGLDLPEITAGLEGVSIATAVGYGVLITVVLIVGRIIASYGAVVVTLIARNFITVADRRSPGYKVPLLIGWTGMRGVVSLAAALSIPLKLDDGSPFPQRNLILFITFVVILLTLLVQGLTLPYLIRKINMPDPDQHLPEEEIEHQIKRQLAEHALLHLRTNYNEQLNTEPVLQQMALKWEHNSLIADNDQMSEKCKAVYMDIINRQREWLHDKNRAEATLNEEIIRKHLMYLDMEEMKLRYL; from the coding sequence ATGATAGCGCATTTACCATTTTACCTGAGTTTGCTTGTAGCGATTGTACTGCTCATTATGCTTGCCAATAAAGTAAAGATTGCTTATCCGGTGCTGTTGGTAGTGGCGGGACTGGCGATTAGTTTTATTCCCGGCATACCGGCTTTGCATATCAATCCGGAGCTGATTTTCTTTATCTTTTTACCACCGTTGTTATACGAAGCTGCCTGGACGGTTTCCTGGAAAGAAATGTGGCGCTGGCGCAGAATTATTGTCAGCTTTGCCTTTGTGGTGGTGTTTCTGACGGCTATTTCGGTGGCTTTAGTCGCTAATTATTTTATACCCGGCTTTTCGCTGGCTTTGGGCTTTTTACTGGGCGGAATTGTATCACCGCCCGATGCCGTTAGTGCCGGAGCCATTCTGAAGTTTGTAAAAGTACCGCGCCGGGTATCGTCAATATTGGAAGGCGAAAGCCTGCTAAACGATGCGTCCTCCTTAATTATTTTCCGTTTTGCAATGGTTGCCGTAGCGACCGGTCAGTTTGTCTGGCACGAAGCAGCCCTGAGTTTCGGATGGATGGTAATTGGTGGACTGGGTGTAGGATTGCTTACCGGGTGGATTTTTATGAAAGCCCATAAATATCTGCCAACGGATGCAAATATGGATATAGTGCTAACGATGGTAGCGCCGTATATCATGTATCTTGCAGCAGAGGAAGTGCATAGTTCGGGGGTGTTGGCGGTTGTGAGCGGCGGTTTACTGTTGTCGAATAACCGGCATTTGTTTCTTAGCGGCACTTCACGGCTAAGAGGCGTTAATGTGTGGGAAAGTTTTTGTTTTATATTAAACGGACTGGTGTTTATCCTGATTGGACTGGATTTGCCGGAGATTACCGCCGGATTGGAAGGTGTGAGTATTGCAACAGCTGTGGGGTATGGTGTATTGATCACCGTGGTGCTGATTGTAGGCCGGATTATAGCGTCCTATGGTGCAGTTGTGGTAACGCTTATTGCCCGTAATTTTATTACAGTGGCCGACAGGCGAAGTCCGGGGTATAAAGTGCCGCTGCTGATAGGCTGGACGGGAATGCGCGGAGTGGTTTCGCTGGCAGCTGCTTTGTCGATTCCGCTAAAACTGGACGACGGTTCACCTTTTCCACAGCGTAACCTGATCCTGTTTATCACCTTTGTGGTAATACTGCTAACGTTACTGGTTCAGGGACTGACCTTGCCGTATCTCATCCGGAAAATCAACATGCCGGATCCGGACCAGCATCTGCCGGAAGAGGAGATTGAACACCAGATCAAAAGGCAATTAGCAGAACATGCGCTTTTGCATTTGCGAACCAATTATAACGAACAGCTCAACACGGAGCCGGTACTGCAGCAAATGGCACTTAAATGGGAACATAACAGCCTGATTGCCGATAATGATCAAATGTCGGAAAAATGCAAGGCAGTATATATGGATATCATTAACCGGCAACGGGAATGGCTGCATGACAAGAACAGGGCAGAAGCAACCCTGAATGAAGAGATCATCCGCAAGCATTTGATGTATCTGGACATGGAAGAAATGAAACTCCGGTATCTGTAA
- a CDS encoding GlxA family transcriptional regulator: MKNVSILVPETAVLQAIADPQYLFSAVNQFMTALGRQPLFNVQLVGLKKTITLNNGLYTVNTTQLLEDVGKTDLIVIPALFGDMKTAVEANEKVVPWIKEQYANGAEVASLCVGAFLLAATGLLDGKKCSTHWGFQNEFREMYPDVEVVDGSILTEESRIYSSGGANSYWNLLLHLVEKYTDRATAILASKYFAVDIDRESQSAFAMFQGQKNHNDEAVKQAQLFIEANTQEKITIEELANLVALGRRSFERRFKKATNNSVLEYINRVKIEFAKRSFETNRRNVTEVMYDIGYTDTKGFRTIFKKITGLTPIEYRNKYNKGISVS; the protein is encoded by the coding sequence ATGAAAAACGTTAGTATTTTAGTTCCGGAAACCGCTGTTTTGCAGGCAATAGCAGATCCGCAGTATTTATTTTCGGCAGTAAACCAATTTATGACGGCATTAGGTCGGCAGCCTTTGTTTAATGTACAGCTGGTCGGTTTAAAAAAGACGATAACACTCAATAACGGCCTTTATACGGTCAATACTACCCAGCTGCTGGAGGACGTCGGGAAAACGGACTTAATAGTGATTCCGGCGCTTTTCGGAGATATGAAAACGGCTGTGGAAGCCAATGAAAAAGTTGTGCCCTGGATAAAAGAACAGTATGCAAACGGGGCAGAAGTGGCTTCCCTTTGTGTGGGCGCTTTTTTACTGGCCGCTACCGGTTTGTTAGACGGAAAAAAATGCTCGACACATTGGGGATTTCAAAATGAATTTCGGGAAATGTATCCTGATGTTGAGGTGGTCGACGGCAGTATTTTAACGGAAGAATCCCGGATCTATTCCAGTGGCGGTGCAAATTCCTATTGGAATCTGTTACTTCATTTAGTAGAAAAATATACCGACCGGGCTACGGCCATTCTGGCGTCAAAATATTTTGCGGTAGATATTGACCGCGAAAGCCAGTCGGCATTTGCGATGTTTCAGGGACAGAAAAACCACAATGACGAAGCGGTAAAACAGGCACAGCTTTTTATTGAGGCGAATACACAGGAGAAAATAACCATTGAAGAACTGGCTAATTTAGTCGCATTAGGACGGAGAAGCTTTGAAAGACGCTTTAAAAAAGCAACCAACAATTCGGTTCTGGAATATATCAACCGGGTAAAAATAGAATTTGCCAAACGCAGTTTTGAAACCAACCGGAGAAATGTAACCGAAGTAATGTATGATATTGGCTATACGGATACCAAAGGATTCCGTACCATTTTTAAAAAAATTACCGGACTGACTCCGATAGAATACCGGAACAAATACAACAAAGGGATTAGTGTTTCCTGA
- a CDS encoding YoaK family protein has product MFRHLGKNRTYSHNLKLASMLSIVAGIVNVTGVMSIKVLTTNVTGHFAYFSEEVVLQNYPTATIFLLYILFFLLGAFCTGVLIEMFMRKNLAVSYLIPMFIEMIILLLVSLLGFDFWGSHVIACLLLFAMGLQNALVTKVSHSVVRTTHLTGLFTDLGIELSQLIFYRSDMFSYKKIRQSINLKLIIIFCFFSGCLLGGVLYHTLALKTLLIAVLVLLAALYYDYVRLRYYHLKRKFKH; this is encoded by the coding sequence ATGTTTAGACACTTAGGTAAAAACCGGACTTATTCCCATAATCTGAAATTAGCATCCATGCTATCTATTGTAGCAGGGATTGTGAATGTAACCGGAGTGATGTCAATCAAAGTACTTACTACCAATGTAACAGGTCATTTTGCTTATTTTTCAGAAGAAGTCGTGCTTCAAAATTATCCAACAGCTACTATTTTTCTATTATACATCCTGTTTTTTCTTTTGGGAGCTTTTTGTACGGGTGTACTTATTGAAATGTTTATGAGAAAGAATTTAGCCGTTTCTTATCTTATTCCAATGTTTATTGAGATGATAATCTTATTATTGGTATCGTTATTGGGATTTGATTTTTGGGGTTCACATGTTATAGCCTGCCTGCTGTTGTTTGCTATGGGACTTCAAAACGCACTTGTTACCAAGGTATCACATTCTGTGGTAAGGACAACACATCTGACCGGTCTGTTTACCGACTTGGGGATTGAACTATCACAATTGATCTTTTATCGGTCGGATATGTTCAGTTATAAGAAGATCAGGCAAAGCATCAACCTGAAGCTGATTATTATTTTTTGCTTCTTTTCGGGATGTCTTCTGGGTGGTGTATTGTATCACACCTTAGCACTGAAAACTTTGCTGATAGCAGTTTTGGTACTTCTGGCAGCATTATATTATGACTACGTGAGATTAAGGTATTACCACTTAAAAAGAAAGTTTAAACACTAA
- a CDS encoding ABC-F family ATP-binding cassette domain-containing protein, with protein MIVLQHIAYVHPNKNLLFSNISLTVNHHDKIALIGNNGVGKSTLMQIIAKELPLAEGQLKVDSEPYYIPQIFGQYNQLTIAQALRIEAKLNALKEIVSGTVTEENYAVLDDDWTLEERCNDALNYWQLTGLDLTQKMETLSGGQKTKVFLAGIAIHQPDIVLLDEPSNHLDGSGRQLLYDFITTTTSTLIVISHDRKLLNLLSTVCELSKRGITVYGGNYDFYAGQKLLENKALNQDINSKEKALRKAREKEREMQERQQKLDSRGKKKQEKAGVARIMLNTLKNNAENSTSKMKSVHAEKIGGISQELQELRSALPDSDKMKFGLNSAALHKGKILFTATGINFAYHKQPVWNTNLNVQITSGERIALKGGNGSGKTTLIKLILGKLTPQTGTVYRAANTTVYIDQDYSILDNQLKIYEQAQRFNVSALPEHDIKMRLSRFLFGKDDWDKPAGMLSGGEKMRLILCCLTISNESPDMIVLDEPTNNLDIQNIEILTAAINEYQGTLIVVSHDEYFLEQIHIERTIQL; from the coding sequence ATGATTGTTTTACAGCACATTGCATACGTGCATCCCAATAAAAATCTGTTGTTTTCAAACATCAGTCTTACCGTTAATCATCACGATAAAATAGCTTTAATTGGCAATAATGGAGTGGGGAAATCCACCCTGATGCAAATTATTGCAAAAGAATTGCCACTGGCCGAAGGACAGCTCAAAGTGGATTCCGAACCGTATTATATACCCCAGATTTTCGGGCAGTATAATCAGCTGACGATTGCTCAGGCATTGCGCATTGAGGCGAAGCTGAATGCGCTGAAAGAAATAGTAAGCGGCACTGTTACCGAAGAAAACTACGCAGTGCTCGACGATGACTGGACCCTTGAAGAACGTTGTAATGACGCTTTAAACTACTGGCAGTTAACCGGATTGGATCTGACCCAGAAAATGGAAACGTTAAGCGGCGGACAAAAGACAAAAGTTTTCCTTGCCGGTATCGCAATCCACCAACCCGATATTGTTTTACTGGACGAGCCAAGCAACCATCTGGACGGTTCTGGCAGGCAGCTTTTGTATGACTTTATTACAACCACAACCAGTACCCTGATTGTCATAAGCCACGATCGGAAGCTATTGAATCTTTTAAGCACGGTTTGCGAGTTGAGCAAACGCGGCATAACCGTTTATGGCGGTAATTATGATTTTTATGCCGGACAAAAGCTGTTGGAAAACAAGGCGTTGAATCAGGACATTAACAGCAAGGAAAAAGCCTTGCGCAAAGCCAGGGAAAAAGAACGGGAAATGCAGGAAAGACAGCAGAAATTAGACTCCCGCGGTAAAAAGAAACAGGAAAAAGCCGGTGTTGCCCGGATAATGCTGAATACCTTAAAGAACAATGCTGAAAACAGCACTTCAAAAATGAAAAGTGTCCATGCCGAAAAGATTGGCGGTATTTCGCAGGAACTACAGGAACTGCGTTCCGCTTTACCGGATAGCGACAAGATGAAATTCGGACTTAACAGCGCTGCACTGCACAAAGGAAAAATACTGTTTACCGCTACCGGGATCAATTTTGCTTACCACAAGCAGCCTGTCTGGAATACAAACCTGAATGTTCAGATCACAAGCGGAGAGCGCATTGCGCTGAAAGGCGGGAACGGTTCCGGTAAAACAACACTGATAAAGCTCATTCTGGGTAAATTGACACCACAAACGGGAACGGTTTACAGGGCAGCCAATACAACGGTATATATTGACCAGGATTATTCTATTTTGGACAATCAGCTGAAAATTTACGAGCAGGCGCAGCGATTCAATGTTTCGGCTTTGCCCGAACATGATATAAAAATGAGGCTCAGCCGCTTTTTGTTTGGCAAAGACGATTGGGACAAACCCGCCGGTATGCTGAGCGGCGGCGAAAAGATGCGTCTGATCCTTTGCTGTCTGACCATCAGTAATGAATCGCCGGACATGATTGTTCTGGATGAGCCAACCAACAACCTGGATATTCAGAATATTGAGATCCTGACGGCTGCCATTAACGAATACCAGGGTACCCTGATCGTTGTTTCACACGATGAATACTTTTTAGAACAGATACATATCGAGCGGACAATCCAGTTGTAA
- a CDS encoding VOC family protein, producing the protein MATVSIYLNFEGTTEEAFTFYKSVFKTEFNGGIMYNKDIPAHEGMPPLPDDELNKVMHVSLPVLGGINIMGTDMLASMGHQLIVGNNTTINLEPDSRAETERLFNALSEGATDIMPLQDMFWGAYWGCCLDRFGIRWMFNHTPQQ; encoded by the coding sequence ATGGCAACCGTATCTATTTACCTGAATTTTGAAGGCACTACAGAAGAGGCCTTTACCTTTTACAAATCTGTTTTTAAAACCGAATTTAACGGCGGCATTATGTATAACAAAGATATACCTGCCCATGAAGGAATGCCGCCTTTACCGGATGATGAGCTTAACAAGGTAATGCATGTTTCCCTGCCTGTTTTAGGAGGAATCAACATTATGGGTACAGACATGTTAGCGTCTATGGGGCATCAATTAATTGTAGGGAACAACACCACGATCAATCTGGAACCGGACAGCCGGGCAGAAACGGAACGATTGTTTAACGCCCTATCCGAAGGTGCTACCGATATCATGCCTTTGCAGGATATGTTCTGGGGCGCTTACTGGGGTTGCTGCCTGGATCGTTTTGGCATTCGCTGGATGTTTAATCACACACCGCAACAATAA